The following proteins come from a genomic window of Miscanthus floridulus cultivar M001 chromosome 2, ASM1932011v1, whole genome shotgun sequence:
- the LOC136536861 gene encoding uncharacterized protein — translation MKIKLRSRRLWTAIDKGTDNEEDNMSALEAILAVVPAEYREPLGVKNSAKEAWEAIATMRVGANHAKNAMAQLLKQEYVTLKFKDGESVEDFSLRLQSLISKLRSYDITIDKEEAVYKYLHSMPVKYIQIALSIEMMLDLSTLTIEDVTGYLRAVGEHMEQATATTDSGKLLLIEEWTTQKKSEEASFSRGGDGKRRGMASLEKKKKKVDPNACQRRRKTGH, via the coding sequence ATGAAGATCAAGCTCAGATCCCGACGGCTCTGGactgccattgacaagggcaccgacaacgaagaagacaacatgtcagcgttggaggctatcctcgctgttgTGCCAGCGGAGTATAGGGAGCCTTTGGGGgtgaagaactctgctaaggaggcatgggaggccattgcaACGATGCGCGTTGGCGCTAACCACGCAAAGAACGCGATGGCCCAACTACTAAAGCAGGAGTACGTcaccctcaagttcaaggatggtgagtcggtggaggacttctccctccgcctacagtcgctaatcagcaagctaaggAGCTACGATATCACCATCGACAAAGAAGAGGCGGTCTAcaagtacctccactctatgccggtgaagtacatccagatcgctctctccatagagatgatgctggacttgtccaccctcaccattgaggatgtgacaggctacCTGCGGGCGGTGGGTGAgcacatggagcaggccacagcaacaACGGACAGCGGTAAGCTGCTACTGATAGAGGAGTGGACTACCCAAAAGAAGTCCGAGGAAGCCTCCTTCAGCCGTGGTGGTGATGGCAAGCGTCGCGGCATGGCTTCtctagagaagaagaagaagaaggtcgaccccaacgcctgccagCGCCGTAGAAAGACAGGCCAttag